The following coding sequences are from one Portunus trituberculatus isolate SZX2019 chromosome 6, ASM1759143v1, whole genome shotgun sequence window:
- the LOC123517410 gene encoding RAB6-interacting golgin-like — MAGRVWAGFSEADIKQVQRGGGGAARKGARMQRGGRGVPRGFLGTSRGSAASSTQYTPVPAQARLSQGGTDSPQSLSSQPTPESSPAATPSPVPPSPCISPTGSHSHPKSVKIRLGENNSYEVVPSSGSPLPPMTDREEEEEEEDERSTEELFFNQGGGGGGKEEEGALLKNIQERQKEMEEQNKKRKELLIKAIADRSRRTQSEAQKLKQIQAELARLDSLLSSDVSILRNQIEGASQDFNEAQKRYERAEREFIEAKLQLFSRLERKELLTEHLCRIIEANERRKAVKLSELMAQLELVDCVGELPTPPPPSQCLPQLASLDEVTYAACTTLKHPQKATQALQAGLARVNGNLTVEEIRRATEMTQKEEVEEEKEEEECVGEKKEEVEEEEEVVKES; from the exons ATGGCGGGACGAGTGTGGGCTGGATTTTCTGAGGCGGATATCAAGCAAGtccagcgaggaggaggag gGGCAGCACGAAAGGGGGCCAGGATGCAGCGTGGGGGGCGGGGGGTGCCACGTGGCTTCCTTGGCACCTCCAGGGGTTCGGCAGCCTCCTCCACACAGTACACCCCCGTCCCAGCCCAGGCCAGGCTGTCCCAGGGG GGTACAGACTCCCCCCAGTCCCTCTCCAGCCAGCCCACACCAGAGTCCTCCCCAGCGGCCACCCCTTCCCCTGTGCCGCCCTCCCCCTGTATCTCCCCCACTG GCAGCCACAGTCACCCCAAGAGCGTTAAAATCCGACTTGGTGAGAATAATTCCTATGAAGTCGTCCCAAGTTctggttctcctcttcctcccatgactgacagagaggaggaggaggaggaagaggatgagaggtcGACGGAGGAGTTATTCTTCaaccagggaggaggaggaggaggaaaggaggaggaaggggctcTGTTGAAGAATATACAAGAGAggcagaaggaaatggaagaacagaacaagaagaggaaggaattgtTGATCAAGGCCATTgctgacag GAGTCGCCGAACACAGTCAGAAGCACAAAAACTGAAGCAGATCCAGGCAGAGTTGGCTCGGTTGGACTCTCTGCTGTCCTCCGATGTGTCCATACTCAGGAACCAGATTGAAGGAGCCAGCCAGGACTTCAATGAGGccca AAAGCGGTAcgagagagcagagagggagTTTATTGAGGCCAAGTTGCAATTATTCAGTCGATTGGAACGCAAGGAACTTCTAACAGAGCATCTTTGTCGCATTATTGAAGCCAACGAACGCAGGAAGGCCGTCAAGCTGTCTGAGTTAATGGCACAGTTGGAGCTTGTCGACTGTGTGGGGGAGCTGCCGacacccccacccccctcccAG tGCCTGCCCCAGCTTGCCTCCCTGGATGAGGTGACATATGCAGCCTGCACCACATTGAAACACCCGCAGAAGGCCACACAGGCGCTGCAGGCTGGGCTGGCTCGGGTCAACGGCAACCTCACTGTGGAGGAGATTAGGAGAGCAACGGAGATgacacagaaggaggaggtggaggaggagaaggaggaagaggaatgtgttggggagaaaaaagaagaggtggaggaggaggaggaggtggtgaaggagagttag
- the LOC123517417 gene encoding uncharacterized protein LOC123517417, whose amino-acid sequence MLLMETPLPPSAGGGGGGGGGVEGLEGGEDGEKWVQAVEHVCQLIPRDLPPLVARNGFDACGTLCDWVEVGLDFQRALAQEQPVYKIRHMKVGVRLTQLLLQCCCG is encoded by the exons ATGCTGTTGATGGAGACACCCCTCCCCCCATcggctggtggaggaggaggaggaggagggggtgtggaggggttggagggaggggaagacggGGAGAAGTGGGTGCAGGCAGTGGAGCATGTGTGTCAACTGATCCCCAGAGATTTGCCTCCACTTGTTGCTCGGAATGGATTCG ACGCGTGTGGGACGCTCTGTGACTGGGTGGAGGTCGGCCTGGACTTCCAACGTGCCCTGGCCCAAGAACAGCCGGTCTATAAG aTCCGCCACATGAAGGTGGGAGTGCGTCTGACCCAGCTGCTCCTCCAGTGCTGCTGCGGGTGA
- the LOC123516847 gene encoding protein virilizer-like — protein METLYEDINQLILVLENAGTQNADAKELSEPAGPDGEGLVALFSGRVVWTSLPSPSQDDIPAYWVSSPPHQEPDHSEMVSTNLLEICLQYAGDYDLVGSLHKLVKGQGAQALTPQKLAGKGPPRYKHSAGAIRADKRGRPFVAPMRGRPFTRGMNLRSDPFRSRPPNTSRPPSLHVDDFVALESTGHQPTGPTGYNKISFGRVCALGVEVDSWLTTSSTYSNTASPQNTRKATTTIPPIFPDSHTNTETATHLVMWRTGERNLVRFTQLWTTSASHHPWTTLSHHF, from the exons ATGGAGACTCTGTATGAAGATATCAACCAGCTAATCTTGGTCTTGGAGAACGCCGGAACGCAGAACGCTGATGCCAAGG AGTTGAGTGAGCCAGCTGGGCCAGATGGTGAGGGGCTGGTGGCTCTGTTCAGTGGAAGGGTTGTGTGGACCAGCCTTCCCTCGCCCTCCCAAGATGACATTCCTGCTTATTGGGTCAGCTCTCCACCCCACCAGGAGCCAGACCACTcggaaatg GTATCAACAAACCTGCTGGAGATCTGCCTTCAGTATGCTGGTGACTATGACCTGGTGGGGAGCCTACACAAGCTGGTGAAGGGGCAGGGGGCGCAGGCACTCACCCCTCAGAAGCTGGCAGGGAAGGGGCCACCCAGATACAAGCACAGTGCCGGGGCCATCAGGGCAGACAAGCGTGGCAGGCCCTTTG TTGCCCCAATGCGTGGTCGTCCCTTCACCCGCGGCATGAACCTTCGCAGCGACCCCTTCCGCAGCCGGCCCCCCAACACCTCCcggcctccctccctgcatgtGGACGACTTTGTGGCCCTGGAGAGCACCGGCCACCAACCCACAGGACCCACGGGTTACAACAAGATCTCCTTCGGCAGGG TGTGTGCccttggtgtggaggtggactcGTGGCtgaccacttcctccacctactccaacACAGCAAGCCCTCAAAACACTCGAAAA GCTACCACCACTAttcctcccatctttcctgACTCCCACACCAACACAGAGACAGCTACCCACCTT GTGATGTGGAGAACTGGTGAGAGAAACCTGGTGAGATTTACCCAACTCTGGACCACCTCAGCAAGTCACCACCCCTGGACCACACTAAGTCACCACTTCTga